Below is a window of Caldicellulosiruptoraceae bacterium PP1 DNA.
CAAGTCTATCAGGATAATTTTCATGTGGACCTCTTCCAAACCATTTAGCATGTTCAAACTCTTTAGGTATAATAAGTTTTAGTCCTATCTTTGGAAGGTGAGGCAATTCTCTTAATATGTTTACATCCATAGAAACTTTTATTGTTCCATCACTAAATACAATATATTTTTGCTTGACATTAAAAACTGGGCTTATACTATAAGCACCAAACACAAACTCTAAGTCAAATATAAATTTATCTTGTTCAATAGAGTAATCAAGATTTACTAATCTTCTTTGTAATTTATTTAGCCCTACTTTATTCCATTCATGCTTAATATGCATGTCATTGTCTGTTGGAGGCCTATATGCATTGAAGATAGGGCCTTCTTTTATTATTTCAATATCATTAAAATACAAAGAAGAAAAAGTTCCATTTAATTTATCAAATATAGCTTTAAAATTGTGGCCTTTTATACTAATTTTTTCAGAGTCACAAACACTTAATGTATTAAATGTTGGAATAAGATTTACTTTTTCTATATTTTCTAAAACTTTAAATTGCCAATATGATAAAATATGTCCTTTGTCTGCCCATGATGTTGACTTATTAATTTTTGCATATATATTTATAAAAATCTCTCCAAATAGATTATCAATTTTTTTATTGTATTTTATATTAACTTCCTTTGTCTCATGCGGATTTATATCAATTTCTTCAAAACTACCCTCATCAAATACTTGGCCATCAATAGTTAATTCCCAATCAAAAGTAATATTCTTAAGATTAATAAAATCATATCTATTTGTTATTTTAAAGATGCCTTTTTTAGAATCAACTTCTTCAATTGTTACAGGCTCATAAACCTTTTTCAGCTCAATTACTGATGGGTATGGTTTTCTATCTGCAAACATAAGGCCATCTATACAAAAGTTTCCATCATTTGGGTGGTCATCAAAATCTCCACCATAAGCAAAATAGCTTTGCCCATTTGAAGCTTTTTGCAAAATGCCATGGTCTACCCATTCCCATACACATCCGCCCATAAGTCTTGGGTACTTGTAAATTGTTTCCCAATATTCTTTTAGATTTCCAGGGCCATTACCCATTGCATGAGCATATTCACACATAAAGAAAGGCCTTTTATCATCTTCTTTTTTACCTTGTTCCTCTAAAAACTGAATATTTGGATACATTACGCTAACAACATCCATAACCTTTGAATCAAATGCTCCTTCATAATGGATAGGTCGGCTTAAATCATAACTTCTTATCCACTGTGCCATTTTATCATGATTTTGCCCATAACCTGATTCATTACCAAGCGACCACATAATTACAGAAGGATGATTCTTATCCCTTTTAACCATTCTTTTTACTCTATCAATATATGCATCTTCCCAGTCAGGATGGTTTGAGAGAAAACTTACATTTCCAATGAAGTCAAACCCATGGGTTTCTAAATCAGTTTCATCAATAACATAAATCCCATACCTATCACATAAATCTAAAAATACAGGATGGTTCGGATAGTGTGAGGTTCTAACAGCATTTATGTTGTATTGCTTCATAAGAATTATATCCTTTTCCATACCTTCTAAAGTTACAGCTTGTCCCACAATTGGGTCAATATCGTGTCTATTAACACCTTTTATTTTTACAGGTATGTTATTTATATAAAAAACACCATCTTTTATCTCAATTTTCCTAAAACCAATATTTTGAGATATTACCTCAACATTGTTGTCAGAATGTATTTTTAACAAAAGTGTGTAAAGATTAGGGGTTTCGGCACTCCAAAGATTTGGATTTAAAATTTCAAATTCTTTTTTTATTTCAGTTGTAGATAGTTTATCAACATTGATATTACTAATCCTTTGCTCGTAAATGGTGTTTCCATCATTATCAAAAAGGGATAATTCAATTTGGACTATTTTGTCAAATTCATTTTTATTAGCTAATAAAATATTAGCTAATAAATTTGCTCTATCTAAATCCTTGCTAAGCTCTTGTTTTATATAAATATCCTTAATATGAACCTTTGGTCTAAAAAGAAGATAAACATCTCTAAAAATACCACTTAATCTCCATTTGTCCTGGTCTTCTAAGTATGTTGCATCAGAGTGCTTTAGAACCATTACAGCAATTGTATTCTCACCATCTTTTAAATATTCAGATATATCAAACTCATGAGAGATATGAGAACCCTTACTAAAACCAACAAAATTACCATTAATCCAAAGATAAAAGAAGGAATCAACACCTTCAAATATAAGATATGTTGAAAAATCTAAATACTTAGTGGCAATATCAAATGTTCTAAAATATATTCCTGTTGGATTATAGTCAGGAACATAAGGAGGATCTACAGGAATAGGATAAGCAACATTTGTATAGTTTGGTTTATCATATCCTTGAAGTTGCCAATTTGAAGGTACAAAAATATCAGCCCAACTTGAATGGTCAAAGTTAGGGTTTTCAAAATCTTCTGGTGCCTTAAATGGTGAGTCAGCATAGAAAAATTTCCAATTTCCATTCAAAGAATAAAATCGTTCAGATAGATGACTGCTATTAATAAGTGCTTTTTGAATACTTTCATAAGGAATAAAATAACTTCTTGGCTCTTCTCTATTTTGATGAAGAAGCTTAGGATTTTGCCAATGTTCTTTTTTTATCATAAATTCACTTCCCCTTTTGTTTTTTCTAATTTTGATTTTATCAGTGATATATATAAGCTTCAATAACAATAAATTATTCTTTATTGCAATATTTTAAATATTAAAATTTAATATTAATAATATTAATAATAATGACATAAAAATATTAAAAATATTAAATTTAGTATTGAATATTTTAATATTTAATTTTATAATATAATTGAGGTGGAAAAAATGTCATACAAACTTATTAAAAAATGCCCAATATGTTCATCTGAAATGAAAATTACCAGATTAAAATGTAATTCCTGTGGAACCTCAATTGAAAATGAGTTTGACATTCCTGATTTCTACAAGTTATCACCTGAACAGTTATATTTTGTAGAGGTATTTTTAAAATGTAGGGGAAATATTAAGGAGGTAGAAAGAGAACTTAAGATTTCATATCCTACTGTAAGATCAAGGCTTGATGAGATACTTGAAATACTTGGCTTATTAGAAAAAAGTAGTATACCTAATCCCAAGGATATTGTTGAAATGTTAGAGAAAGGTGAAATATCACCTGATGATGCTATTAAAATTTTAAAAGAAGGGGTGTAGAATAATGAATGAAGAAATATTAAAGATTTTAAAAATGGTTGAAGAAGGGAAAATAACATCTGATAAAGGTGCAGAACTTATTGCACTTTTGAAGGAAACAAAAGAAAACAAAATTATTGATAAGAGTTATAACAAGAAAATGCTTAAAGTACATGTTGAATCTGCTAATGGAGACAAGGTAAAAGTTAATCTTCCTGTTGAATTTATCAAAAATATTCTAAATTCAGTAGGTAACCTTTCATTTCTTGATAGTGCTTTTACTGGTAATATGCAAAGTTCATCTGGAGAACCAATAAAAATTAACACAGCTTTGATTGCTCATGCAATTGAAAATAATCTTGATGGAGAGATAGTAAACGTTAATTCTCAAAATGGAGACATAGTAAGAGTAGTAATAGAATAGGTGAAATAATATGAGGATTATTGTAAAAGCAAATGGGAAAAACATAAATATTCCAATATCATCAAGACTTATATGTCTATTGTTGGGATGCATACCTTTTAACACTATAATGAGAATTGCAAATAGTAAAATTCCAAAGGATGTTCCAGCTATTTTACCAGAGTTATCAAAAAAGAATTTGATAAAAGCTTTTTGGTGTTTACACAAATTTAAAGGAATCAATTTGGTTGAGGTAGAATCGAAAAATGGGGAAAAGGTTGTCATTAGATTGTAGTTTTGGAGGCAAGTTATGAAGGAGAAAAGTAAAAATTATCTATTTAATATTTATCCCACAATAAAGAGAAACATAAAGTGGCTAATTTTATCTGCTTTAACATCATTAATTCTTTCAATAATTAATGTAATATCAATTAGTTTTGAAAAAAGATCTGTCGATATAGTTTTAAATTATAATAAAAGTGGTTTTTACAGAGTAATATTGATTTTAGTAATTCTTCTTTTAATAAGAGTTCCACTTGAATATTTGAAAACATTTTTATTAGGTAATTTTTCTGAGAGAAGTATTTTTGACTTAAAGAATAAATTAGCAGAGCATCTTAATAAACTACCAATT
It encodes the following:
- a CDS encoding glycoside hydrolase family 2 TIM barrel-domain containing protein, whose amino-acid sequence is MIKKEHWQNPKLLHQNREEPRSYFIPYESIQKALINSSHLSERFYSLNGNWKFFYADSPFKAPEDFENPNFDHSSWADIFVPSNWQLQGYDKPNYTNVAYPIPVDPPYVPDYNPTGIYFRTFDIATKYLDFSTYLIFEGVDSFFYLWINGNFVGFSKGSHISHEFDISEYLKDGENTIAVMVLKHSDATYLEDQDKWRLSGIFRDVYLLFRPKVHIKDIYIKQELSKDLDRANLLANILLANKNEFDKIVQIELSLFDNDGNTIYEQRISNINVDKLSTTEIKKEFEILNPNLWSAETPNLYTLLLKIHSDNNVEVISQNIGFRKIEIKDGVFYINNIPVKIKGVNRHDIDPIVGQAVTLEGMEKDIILMKQYNINAVRTSHYPNHPVFLDLCDRYGIYVIDETDLETHGFDFIGNVSFLSNHPDWEDAYIDRVKRMVKRDKNHPSVIMWSLGNESGYGQNHDKMAQWIRSYDLSRPIHYEGAFDSKVMDVVSVMYPNIQFLEEQGKKEDDKRPFFMCEYAHAMGNGPGNLKEYWETIYKYPRLMGGCVWEWVDHGILQKASNGQSYFAYGGDFDDHPNDGNFCIDGLMFADRKPYPSVIELKKVYEPVTIEEVDSKKGIFKITNRYDFINLKNITFDWELTIDGQVFDEGSFEEIDINPHETKEVNIKYNKKIDNLFGEIFINIYAKINKSTSWADKGHILSYWQFKVLENIEKVNLIPTFNTLSVCDSEKISIKGHNFKAIFDKLNGTFSSLYFNDIEIIKEGPIFNAYRPPTDNDMHIKHEWNKVGLNKLQRRLVNLDYSIEQDKFIFDLEFVFGAYSISPVFNVKQKYIVFSDGTIKVSMDVNILRELPHLPKIGLKLIIPKEFEHAKWFGRGPHENYPDRLESALIGIYKRMVDEMYVPYVKPQEYGNMCDVRWASITNYNGIGLMILGQPTFNFSLRRYTDEMLTMAKHPYELIENDGLILNIDYKLGGLGSNSCGPGPLSKYQLNENEVRFEFFIKPFNNNHIQPEVLYKVISK
- a CDS encoding DUF2089 domain-containing protein; this translates as MSYKLIKKCPICSSEMKITRLKCNSCGTSIENEFDIPDFYKLSPEQLYFVEVFLKCRGNIKEVERELKISYPTVRSRLDEILEILGLLEKSSIPNPKDIVEMLEKGEISPDDAIKILKEGV